Proteins from a single region of Oryza brachyantha chromosome 6, ObraRS2, whole genome shotgun sequence:
- the LOC102710707 gene encoding ATP-dependent Clp protease proteolytic subunit-related protein 2, chloroplastic, with protein sequence MALSPPAPANSSCFHPRAVATAPSSLSVGTKVFVGLKAQTKLGSSESSCPNVTAGFYTAVNRRISLGLSNKRATRARISMMPVGTPRVPYRTPGEGTWQWLDIWNALYRERIIFIGDSIDEEFSNQVLASMLYLDSIDNTKKILLYINGPGGDLTPCMALYDTMLSLKSPIGTHCLGFAFNLAGFILAAGEKGSRTGMPLCRISLQSPAGAARGQADDIENEANELIRIKNYLYGKLSEHTGHPVDKIHEDLSRVKRFDAEGALEYGIIDRIIRPSRIKKEGSTAQKKDLRNLGLG encoded by the exons aTGGCGCtgtccccgccggcgccggccaacTCCTCCTGCTTCcacccgcgcgccgtcgccaccgcgccctcATCCCTCAG CGTCGGCACCAAGGTATTCGTCGGGTTGAAGGCCCAGACCAAGCTAG GCTCGTCGGAGTCGTCTTGCCCGAATGTCACCGCCGGCTTCTACACCGCCGTCAACCGGAGGATCTCTCTGGG ATTATCAAACAAGAGGGCTACCAGGGCACGCATTTCAATGATGCCTGTTGGTACACCACGGGTACCTTACAGAACACCTGGTGAAGGAACTTGGCAATGGCTTGATATATGGAATGCTCTG TATCGGGAACGGATTATCTTCATTGGGGACAGTATAGATGAAGAGTTTAGTAACCAAGTGTTGGCAAGCATGTTGTATCTTGACAGCATTGATAACACCAAAAAGATTCTTCTATACATTAATGGACCAGGAGGAGAT CTTACACCATGCATGGCACTATATGATACAATGCTAAGCCTAAAGAGCCCTATTGGTACTCATTGCCTGGGTTTTGCATTCAACTTGGCAGGATTCATTCTTGCAGCTGGTGAAAAG GGTTCACGTACTGGTATGCCTCTTTGCCGAATTTCACTTCAATCACCTGCTGGAGCGGCTCGAGGACAG GCTGATGATATAGAAAATGAAGCAAATGAACTTATTAGAATCAAGAACTATCTTTATGGCAAGTTGTCAGAGCACACAGGCCATCCTGTTGACAAG ATTCATGAAGATCTATCTAGGGTGAAGCGTTTCGATGCCGAAGGAGCTTTGGAATATGGAATTATTGATCGTATTATTAGGCCTTCTCGGATCAAGAAAGAGGGATCAACTGCTCAAAAGAAGGATCTACGAAATCTGGGACTTGGCTAA
- the LOC102710992 gene encoding AT-hook motif nuclear-localized protein 18 — MDPVTAAAAHGGGHHFAPPVAAFHHHHPFHHYPAAFQQFQEEQQHHHHHLVGGGGGMAKQELVDESNNTIKNSGGSNGSGGEEQQQRQGGGGGGAEEQQAAPVVIRRPRGRPAGSKNKPKPPVIITRDSASALRAHVLEVASGCDLVDSVATFARRRQVGVCVLSGTGAVTNVSVRQPGAGPGAVINLNGRFDILSLSGSFLPPPAPPSATGLTVYVSGGQGQVVGGTVAGPLIAVGPVVIMAASFGNAAYERLPLEDDEPSQQHMPGQSSPPPPQPQLPLPPHQQPILPDQLPHNLMNGIHLPGDAYGWTSAGGGGAGGGGRVAPY; from the coding sequence ATGGATCctgtgacggcggcggcggcgcatggaGGGGGGCACCACTTCGCGCCACCGGTGGCGGCgttccaccaccaccacccgttCCACCACTACCCGGCGGCGTTCCAGCAGTTtcaggaggagcagcagcaccaccaccaccatcttgtgggtggtggtggagggatGGCGAAGCAGGAGCTGGTGGACGAGAGCAACAACACCATCAAAAACAGCGGGGGGAGCAacgggagcggcggggaggagcagcagcagaggcagggcgggggcgggggtggggcggaggagcagcaggCGGCGCCGGTTGTGATCCGGCGGCCTAGGGGGCGGCCCGCCGGGTCCAAGAACAAGCCCAAGCCGCCGGTCATCATCACGCGGGACAGCGCCAGCGCGCTGCGGGCGCACGTCCTCGAGGTCGCCTCCGGGTGTGACCTCGTCGACAGCGTCGCCACgttcgcgcgccgccgccaggtgGGCGTCTGCGTGCTcagcggcaccggcgccgTCACCAACGTCTCCGTCCGGCAGCCCGGCGCCGGACCAGGCGCCGTCATCAACCTCAACGGCCGCTTCGACATCCTCTCGCTCTCCGGCTccttcctcccgccgccggcccctcCCTCCGCCACCGGCCTCACGGTCTACGTCTCCGGCGGCCAGGGGCAGGTCGTAGGCGGCACGGTCGCCGGCCCGCTCATCGCCGTAGGCCCCGTCGTCATCATGGCCGCCTCGTTCGGCAACGCCGCCTACGAGCGCCTCCCGCTCGAGGACGACGAGCCGTCACAGCAGCACATGCCCGGGcagtcctcgccgccgccgccgcagcctcaGCTCCCATTGCCCCCGCACCAGCAGCCGATTCTGCCCGACCAGCTGCCACACAACCTGATGAACGGAATCCACCTCCCCGGCGACGCCTACGGCTGGACcagcgccggaggaggaggagccggcggcggcggccgcgtggCGCCATACTGA